One Bdellovibrionota bacterium genomic window carries:
- the gltX gene encoding glutamate--tRNA ligase, with product ALFNFLFARHHRGDFLLRIEDTDKERSTPEATEAILDGLRWLGMSWDEGPLFQSQRYDLYRSKLDALLQKGKAYRCYCTPAELEERRKAQLAAKQPPKYDGRCRLLIGKHLEKPSAIRFLVPQGGTTVHDVVKGDTSFNNRELEDLVLARTDGSPTYNFVVVVDDVDMRITHVIRGDDHLNNTPKQILLYAALGSSPPAFAHVPMILGQDKQRLSKRHGATSVQSYREMGYLPHALVNFLARLGWSHGDQEIFSLEELIESFDLDSVGKSAGVFNERKLLWLNQHYIKNEKAELLLAGLGRFIQIPEERKSGEGWKKTIDLLRERSKTVQEMAELARFYFLDEPKYDDKAVAKFLTPAIKDPFEKLRDLFQACEPFDEATLRPKFEALITELGMNLAQLAQPLRVALVGGTVSPGIFEVLELLGKKRVLSRLEAVLARL from the coding sequence GGCACTTTTTAATTTTCTCTTCGCCCGCCATCACAGGGGGGACTTCCTTCTTCGGATCGAGGACACGGACAAGGAGAGATCGACACCGGAGGCGACCGAAGCCATTTTGGACGGCCTTCGTTGGCTTGGGATGTCGTGGGACGAAGGGCCCCTTTTCCAAAGCCAGAGGTACGATCTTTATCGATCCAAACTGGACGCACTTCTTCAAAAGGGAAAGGCGTACCGCTGTTATTGCACGCCTGCGGAGCTGGAAGAGCGGCGAAAAGCCCAGCTCGCGGCGAAACAACCTCCCAAGTACGACGGCCGCTGCCGACTTTTGATCGGGAAGCATCTGGAAAAACCTTCGGCCATCCGATTCCTTGTGCCGCAAGGCGGGACTACGGTTCACGACGTCGTCAAAGGCGACACCTCCTTCAACAATCGGGAGTTGGAAGACCTGGTTCTCGCGCGGACCGACGGCAGTCCTACATACAACTTTGTCGTCGTGGTTGACGATGTGGACATGCGAATCACACATGTGATTCGGGGAGACGATCATCTCAACAACACGCCGAAGCAGATCCTGCTCTACGCCGCCCTCGGTTCATCACCCCCCGCTTTTGCCCACGTACCGATGATCCTCGGCCAAGACAAACAGCGGCTCTCGAAGCGTCACGGCGCAACCTCGGTGCAGTCCTATCGGGAGATGGGGTATCTACCCCACGCGCTGGTGAATTTTCTCGCCCGGCTCGGATGGTCGCACGGGGACCAGGAGATCTTTTCGCTGGAGGAATTGATTGAAAGTTTTGATTTGGATAGCGTCGGGAAATCGGCGGGCGTTTTTAACGAACGGAAGCTTCTTTGGCTGAATCAGCATTACATCAAGAACGAAAAGGCGGAATTGTTGCTGGCCGGGTTGGGCCGATTTATTCAGATTCCCGAAGAGAGAAAGTCGGGCGAGGGGTGGAAAAAGACCATCGATCTTCTCCGCGAACGTTCCAAGACGGTCCAAGAGATGGCGGAACTGGCCCGGTTCTATTTTCTGGATGAACCCAAATACGACGACAAGGCCGTCGCGAAGTTTTTGACGCCGGCCATAAAAGACCCGTTTGAAAAGCTGCGGGATTTATTTCAAGCGTGCGAGCCATTTGATGAGGCGACCCTCAGGCCGAAATTCGAAGCCCTGATTACGGAACTCGGGATGAATTTGGCCCAACTCGCACAACCTCTCCGTGTTGCTCTGGTGGGAGGAACGGTAAGTCCGGGGATCTTTGAAGTGCTGGAACTCCTGGGTAAGAAAAGGGTGCTTTCCCGTCTGGAAGCGGTTCTGGCCAGGTTATAG